TTTTGTCGAGAAGAACAAGTTTGGAGATGGTCTTAGGAGTAGACTGCTCCGTATGCAAAGAAAGGAGATGGTTGTAGTCGATATTGTGTACAATATTTACAGGTACATGAATCATTTTATTTTGTTTTGGAAGGATTTCTACACCGCCTCCTGTGCAAAATATATAAATATCTGGCAAAACATACCCTAGATGATGATATAATGCAAAAAACCGCGGTTCAACCGATATCAGAAGGCGAAAGGAGCGAATTTTTGTCAAAGTTTGAAAATACCTCAATGTATGCAAGGGCAGAGGTGGAAAATACGCGCAAGATTGCGAAAAGATCCGACAGCAAAGGGATAAAAGACGGCCTGGAGCAGATGGAGAGGCTCACCGGCACGGAAGCTACGCGCAAGCTCATGCTTCTTGTAAAAGGCACGTTCTCGGAAACGGCAGCGCCTGCACAGAGCTACCATATATTCCACGGCGTCATAGACATCGCCAAGAATACCATAAAGGGCAGCGGCGACATCGACGGGATAGAGAACCTGAAGTCGTTTATGGAAACCGTCGGGTTCGTTAAGCCCTCAAGGGAAAAGCAGGATATTGTCCACAGCGCGGAAAGGGTAATAGACGAAGTATCAAGATCGGAGAGCTATGATGGCGCTTCAAACAAGGTCCTCGGGGCAATAACCAAGACCCTGGATGAATACCTGCTCAACGGAAAGGAATCGGAGGCAATAAAGATGATGTTACTGATGCCCGAGATAGCAAGGGCAGTAAAAGGGGACGCTACGGCCATAGGCGACGTGCTAGCGGCATTCAGCGGCAACAACAAGCGCGATCTGTACAAGAACGAATTGGTGCACATAGGCGTGGATCAATTGCGCTCAGGCTAGCTCAGGGTGGATTTCAGCGTATTCCATACCTGCTTTATCCCGAGCTTCGATTCGCCATACTTCCTTTCATGGAAGGTGCCAAACGGCACCTCGTCAATCCTTGCATCTTTTCCTATTACCCTGAGCGTGTCAAGCAGCACCTTGTATCCGCTTCCCACATACTCGCTTCTGTTGTTTCTTATCAGCGTCTTGAACAATGCAGTCCTTATCCCGAAGAATCCTGACATCATGTCGCTGCATGTAGGCCTTCCCGCAAGCTTGAATGCGCTGTAAACGAAGGAATTCATGCACATTGATATGATCCTCCTCTGGATTCCCCAGTTCCTCACCGTCGTCCTTACCCCTATCACAAGGTCGTTGCCGTCAAGGGCCTTTGCTATCTCTCCGACTTTCTGGAAAGGGTGCTGTAAATCCCCGTCCATGACCACTGTCTTTGCGGTATTCACGCGCGTTGCCGCATCTATAACGCTTGAGGTGAGCCCATGATCGCGATTCCCGCTCCTGTCGAGCAGCTTTATGTTGCTATTGCCCCTTGAAAGCCTTGTCACCGCTTCCTGCGTACCGTCACTTGAGCCGTCGTCTGCAACCATTATCCTGACATCTTTGTATCTCCTTGTTAGAAGGTCTATCAGCCTTGGTATGTTCTTGGCTTCGTTGAGGGTTGGTATTATGACAGTGAGATCAGAGAAATTCTTCTTCATCGAATCCGATTAGTATTTTAGTCCAGTTTTGAATTCTTTACCATTTTGTCGAGCAGCTCCTTCATCTTTGATATGTTCTTTGCGTCGTTGATTAGCCCCTTGTTCTCCTTGGAGACATGGCTGAACATGGCACTCCTCTCCTTCGTTGCAAGCTTTATCGCGTATAGCCCCTCCTTGATGTATGCGACGGTCAGGTTTATGTCTATCTTGCCCCTCCTCTGTATCTCCCCTGCAGGGGTTTCGCCCTCGGGGAGCGCCTCCTCGAACCTCTTGAGGTAATCCTGCCCGTTCAACTTCTCAAGCTCCTTTCGCGTAACAGTCCAGACAACGGAAAGGTGCACGCTCTCGCCGCCGCTGCTCTTGCTAAGCGTTATGCCGCTGCCAGAAAGCCTCCTTTCAAGCGCCTCCAGCGCATCCTTCTTTTTCTCCATTCAACCTACCATTATGCATTTGCTTTTCATCTTATTATTTCTTTCAGGCTGCCTATGATCTTCCCGTCTGTGTCATTCTTTACCTCATGCGCCAGCTTTTCCACAAGGATGTGGTACGGCTGCGCGTCTATCAGCTCCTTCGTGGTCCTGTTCAGGTCGAAGCCGTTTGCCGCATAGAGCAGCGCAGGTATCGCAATGCCCATTCCGTACTTGTTTGACTTGTCCCTGTCGTAATCCTTGGCCATGGCATTGTATAGGGAATCAGCAGGGTTCTTTGACCTGTCGCCAAGGGCTCCGTATATATTTTCAATCCATCCGCCAAGCTTTTCCATGCTTGCCCTGCTCTCCCCTTCCTTATGGTGGAAGAATGAGTTGGCGTACACGTCCAGGCTCTTCAGAAGGAAATCCTTGTTGAGGTATTCCTTTCCCAACCTGCTTGCTGAGTATACCTCCTGGAAGAAGCACGCGCTGCCTTCGGCTATCGTGCTGCTGATTATCCCGTAATTCTTGTAAACGCCCTCCCCTTCGGCGTTTGTCCCTGTCTCGTTCTTGCCGTCTTCGGAATAAGTCAGGTACGGCGCGTTCAGCTTCCTGTACTGGAGGCTGTGGGTGAGCTCGTGCACTATTGTCGTTGCAGTTGATACGCTGTTGAACGTTGCCGCGCTTATGAACACCTCGTCCTTGATTGGAAGGTAATGGCCGTATTTCTCCTCCTTCAGCGCTATTATCCTAGCTTCCGGCCTGCTTCCTGTGTATTTCTCGAAGAAGCTGTCGAACTCCTCGCGCCTTTTATATCCCATCATTATCACTTCGGCGCAACCAACTACCTCGTCCTTGCCGTAACGAGGGCTCATGAATATGCCATCCTTTCCATGGAAAGAAGAATTCCTGTAATTGCCGTCATAGACCATGGAGAATACGTTTCTTGATATGAGCTCCTCGCTGCCCGTTGCCTTCCGTATCGCGTTTGCCGATGTTTTTACCATTTCCACAAAATCCTTGTCGGAGAATATGTCGGAAAGGTTCCTGAACGTGCCTTCCATCGCGTTGCGCCTGAAGCCTATGTCCTTGATCTTCAATCGGTGGTGCTCTTCCATCTCCTTGGCCATGCGGTATATGGCGTATGATACTCCGTACATCGCATGGGGTATGTCATTGTAATTGTCCAGGGCCTTGACTGTCTTTCTCTTTGCGCCGCTGCTTATAATCCCTTCGCTGCGCAGTCCATCCATGTAATAGATGAGCTCCCTGTTTCCCTCCCTGCCTTCAAACCTGTCAGCAGTTCCGAGGCCGAGCTTCTGCAGCGCCCTCTTCCTGAGTGTGAGGCGCAGCTCCTCCTTTCCGGAATTTCCAATGCCCTTTTGGACCTCCTTTTCCATCCCTTCACTCTATAGCAGATAATCTGCTGTGCCAGTAATATTTATTCATTCTCTTTGGGGAAATGGGCTTGTCAGGGTATCTGCGCCGCTATTGCCGAAAGCGCCTCCTCGCCCGCACTTGGATCCCCTGCGCTCATGAGCACGACCTCGTCCTGCTTCACCCCCATTATCTCCTTTATGAACAGGTCCTGCTCCTTGTTTATCAGGCTCTTCTCGCTGTTGAAATATATGAGCGTATTGCGCCTCTCCTCGTTGAGCTGCCTTTTTACTGTGCCTATCGCCTTTTTGGACTCCCTGTCTATCTTTATCGCTAGGACCCTGCCTCCGGACCTTATTATGTTGTATATGGAAGGCGCATCGGTATTGACGAACGCGCTTGTAACGTCATGTATCGTCCTGTTGCTGGCAGTGCCCTTGGAGAGGTAAGTTCCACCCTTCCTGTCGAATTTCTGCATCAGCAGCCCTACGGATACGAGGACCGCTATCGCTATGTAATAGAAGTATATCCGCTCGCCGAGCATGATCCACGAGAAAAGGAAGGTTATGAACGGCGACAGGAAATACGCGTTTGTTACGAGCGTAGTCTTTATCATGCGCAGCGCCCCGTAGTACATGAGGCCAACGAATACGTTGTATATCGCGCCTACGTAGAGTATCGCCAGCAGGGCGCTGGCATTTACGGGCTGGAAAGGCGCCTTTACCGCGAAGAAAAGCGCTGCGAAGAACACGAATGTCGCGAGGCTGAATATGAAAACAGCTATCTCCATGTCGAAGGAGTACTTCTTTATCGCAACGCTGACAAAGGCGGATGAAAGCGCTATCAGCGCGACGAATCCTATGATAGCTGTGTTTGCGCCTCCCAATGCGGTTATGCTGCCACCTGTTATTGCTATGTAGAGGCCCGCAAAACCTAGCAGCAAGGCGATTATCTGGAGCTTGCTCACGCGCTCCTTGAGTATTATCGGAAGGAATATGAGCATGAGGAGCGGCGATATCCTGTAAACGACAGTAGCAAGTGAGGAGCTTATGAATTTCTCGGAATAAGCAAGGCCGTATTCCAGCATTCCGTAATTGAGGAGCCCAAGGAAGGCTATAAATGCGAATTCCTTGACGTTCCTCATGCTGCCGATGAGCCTGCCCGTTTTCCTCCTGAAGAGCACGAACATGAACGATACCGGTAGCGACACGAGGAACGTGAGCATGAGGTACTCGTATATGTTTATGTTCTGCGTCGCTATCTTGAGCATTACAGGTACAAGTGCGCCCAGCACCAGCGCAAGCACAAGATAAACGTTAGCCACATGCTTTATCTTCATTTTCCCCACTGCATTGTAATAGTAAGAATTGTCGCGAATGGCTATTAAAGGTTAACTTATTGTAAAAATTATTGGCAATTGTTTGTTGTTTTGATACCCTATAAGGTTGGCAAATCACCGGCAGCAGCTAAAAGAAAAAAGAAAGAGAACGCAGCTGCACAATGCAGCTGCAAGCAGAAAAAGTTCAGGCTATGCTAAGGCTTGCCTGTATGCTCGCAAATACCCTAGACAATTCTACTTCTATCTGTGCAATGATGCCGGCATTTGCACTGGCTTGTGCGTTGGCAGAGGTTTCCGCGCCTGACTGCGGGCTGGTGTTAGCGCTGTAGCCCGCATTCGCGCTCTGCTGTGCCATAGCCGTTGCATTTGCGTTTGCACCCCCATTCATGTTTCCACCCAGGTCAACTACGGTGCCTGCAACCATTCCAACAGTGGAATTGCCCTGAATATCAGATGTGGCGTTTGCGTTTGCAGATTGCTGCGTTGCCGCAGATGCATTCGCGCTCTGCTGCGATGCCGAATACGT
This is a stretch of genomic DNA from Candidatus Micrarchaeota archaeon. It encodes these proteins:
- a CDS encoding glycosyltransferase; translation: MKKNFSDLTVIIPTLNEAKNIPRLIDLLTRRYKDVRIMVADDGSSDGTQEAVTRLSRGNSNIKLLDRSGNRDHGLTSSVIDAATRVNTAKTVVMDGDLQHPFQKVGEIAKALDGNDLVIGVRTTVRNWGIQRRIISMCMNSFVYSAFKLAGRPTCSDMMSGFFGIRTALFKTLIRNNRSEYVGSGYKVLLDTLRVIGKDARIDEVPFGTFHERKYGESKLGIKQVWNTLKSTLS
- a CDS encoding EamA family transporter, with translation MKIKHVANVYLVLALVLGALVPVMLKIATQNINIYEYLMLTFLVSLPVSFMFVLFRRKTGRLIGSMRNVKEFAFIAFLGLLNYGMLEYGLAYSEKFISSSLATVVYRISPLLMLIFLPIILKERVSKLQIIALLLGFAGLYIAITGGSITALGGANTAIIGFVALIALSSAFVSVAIKKYSFDMEIAVFIFSLATFVFFAALFFAVKAPFQPVNASALLAILYVGAIYNVFVGLMYYGALRMIKTTLVTNAYFLSPFITFLFSWIMLGERIYFYYIAIAVLVSVGLLMQKFDRKGGTYLSKGTASNRTIHDVTSAFVNTDAPSIYNIIRSGGRVLAIKIDRESKKAIGTVKRQLNEERRNTLIYFNSEKSLINKEQDLFIKEIMGVKQDEVVLMSAGDPSAGEEALSAIAAQIP